Proteins co-encoded in one Ciconia boyciana chromosome 14, ASM3463844v1, whole genome shotgun sequence genomic window:
- the NCOA6 gene encoding nuclear receptor coactivator 6 isoform X1 encodes MVLDDLPNLKDTYASLYSSAMEVLEVDFDSGLEEDELKQEAAPEDSTIFVAFKGNIGDRDFEQKLDVILENVPGLLHMESNKLKLQKIEPWNSVRVTFNIPREAAERLRILAQNNNQQLRDLGILSVQIEGEGAINLALAQNRSQDVRINGPLGASNSVRMETGFPMQGGQGLIRMSNAAAVMMSQSGNVPSSMVASGASAELQPRTPRPSSQPDAMDPLLSGLNIQQQNHPSGSLAPQLHSMQSVPVNRQMNSANFQQLQQQTQLQTRPPQPHQQPQQGIRPSFTSPAQVPVPPGWNQLPSGALQPPPTQGALGTLTVNQGWKKAPLPGQMQQQLQARPSLATVQTPTHPPPPYPFGSQQASQAHSNFPQMSNPGQFTAPQMKSLQGGPSRVPTPLQQPHLTSKSPASSPSSFQQGSPASSPTVNQTQQQMGPRPPQSSTLPQGFQQPVSSPSRNPMVQQGNVPPSFMVMQQQNQGPQGLHPGLGGMPKRLPPGFPAGQANQNFMQGQVPSTAPGTPVNSGAPQLQTSQNVQHTGGQGSGPPQNQMQAPHGPPNMMQTNLMGLHGNMNNQQAGASGVPQVNMGNIQGQPQQGPQSQLMGMHQQIVSSQGQMVNIQAQGSLNPQNQMILSRTQLMPQGQMMVTPQNQNLGPSPQRMTPPKQMIPQQGQQMMSTHNQMMGPQGQVLLQQNSMMEQMMTTQMQGNKQPFSTQNQSNVMTGPAQLMRGPTPNMQGNMVQFTGQMMAQQGPVNGNPSQVMGIQGQVLRPTGPGPHISQQLGDTTTTNNDVNLTQMLPDVPVQQPNMVPSHMQAMQGNNNASGSHFSGHGLPFNTGFSGTPNGNQISCGQNPVFPVNKDVTLTSPLLVNLLQSDISAGHFGVNNKQNNQNANKPKKKKPPRKKKNNQQLEQTTSSEPRAAGLEESDQSSTSGEQGMNLDNSGPKLSEFASRPPGYPSQPVEQRPLQQMPPQLMPHTQQQQPQQQQPPQPPPQQAQAPPQTPQQQQQQQMMMMLMMQQDPKSVRLPVPQGVHPPRGPLNPDAQRMPVQQSGNMPVMVNLQGPGSVPPSPDKQRISLPGNPPLGNNARKMVYQDNVQNPSSSPLGEVSSVSSLPEGGGAEGPPASGAQNNLTSHLVVSQNQLMMTGPKPGPSPLSTAQGASPQQQSNSLPSALTHHFPNVATPSQTSRPKTPNRASPRPYYPQTPNNRPPSTEPSEISLSPERLNASIAGLFPPQINIPLPPRPSLNRGFDQQGLNPTTLKAIGQAPSNLTVNNQSSFAAPQSHKLEGMVINSGKQTNTGGTKRASPSNSRRSSPGSSRKTTPSPGRQNSKAAKLSLTTQQNPSLLQNMELQRNMMAGPSSLPTPVTTSFQNNNMLSNQNPAISVPAMTGIPEDNKESLSVPQDNECQSAQGIQGNKDQPSIELKGIPTPEMKMLVPDEQSKKDGQGLDTSKLPVLEESKTMVSPAMREAPTSLSQLLDNSGAPNVTIKPPGLTCLEMAPIVTTGEELKKIAVIPPLQDSSSSKEPSNSLSLPQNNEPCSNPGHQELGEINSNVAQSVPPVMQRPVSSSSISGPLPPNQITVFVTSNPITSSANTSAPLPSHLQPALVSTVVTMPNVGNKVMVSEGQSAVQSNARPQFITPVFINSSSIIQVMKGSQSSTIPAAPMTSNSNLMPQSVAVVGPLHIPQNIKFSGPAPPSTSSSSPVSSIPTSRPLVFNPLAPPIQLPSPATTSSSVPSHLPAQQVKDFSPEETSSQSGGSSDQCSVTATQSGPVVSPLLTSSPGSGNRRSPVSSSKGKGKVDKIGQLLLTKACKKVTGSLEKGEEQYALDGEAEGQGLETSVPNSLGTEQSPAELDNKTVTPPAPSLIKQSTSGPGNSSVSTVAAAPASASPSVPTSTPPTSVLSVVTTPAVPDLAPAAPSTNGGSHGGLPAEQTGVGVVEEKAGAHQELLQSAASSQHLTQKKSSVATSESTVQRTELETNAPVVAGQRNILSHFISNETKENCEKSKTPNRRNSRTEDSTASQETVENGQRKRSSRPASASSTAKETSASAMQSKRRKSK; translated from the exons ATGGTTTTGGATGATCTACCTAACTTAAAAGATACATATGCCTCCTTGTACTCCTCAGCCATGGAAGTCTTAGAGGTGGATTTTGATTCAGGACTGGAGGAAGATGAACTGAAACAGGAGGCTGCTCCTGAGGATTCCACGATCTTTGTagcttttaaaggaaacataGGTGACAGAGACTTTGAGCAGAAACTAGATGTCATATTGGAGAATGTGCCTGGCCTTTTACACATGG AATCCAACAAGTTAAAACTACAGAAGATAGAGCCTTGGAACAGTGTCCGCGTTACCTTTAATATACCCCGTGAAGCTGCTGAGCGGCTGAGAATTCTGGCTCAGAATAATAACCAACAGCTTCGTGACCTGGGAATTCTCTCAGTTCAAATTGAAG GGGAAGGTGCTATCAATTTAGCTTTAGCTCAAAACAGAAGCCAAGATGTCCGAATCAATGGGCCCCTGGGAGCAAGCAACTCGGTGCGAATGGAAACAGGGTTTCCCATGCAGGGGGGACAAG gtttaaTAAGAATGAGCAATGCTGCAGCTGTCATGATGTCCCAGAGTGGAAATGTGCCCTCCTCTATGGTGGCAAGTGGTGCTagtgctgagctgcagccaaGAACACCTCGGCCTTCTTCACAGCCAG ATGCAATGGACCCACTCTTATCTGGGCTAAATATCCAGCAGCAAAATCATCCATCTGGATCTTTAGCTCCCCAGCTCCATTCAATGCAGTCAGTTCCTGTAAACAGGCAGATGAACTCAGCCAACTTTCAGCAGCTACAGCAGCAGACGCAGTTGCAGACACGTCCTCCCCAGCCACatcagcagccacagcagggtATTCGACCTTCATTTACTTCACCAGCACAGGTTCCAGTTCCCCCTGGCTGGAACCAGCTTCCTTCTGGAGCACTTCAGCCTCCTCCAACCCAGGGAGCATTGGGTACATTGACAGTAAACCAGGGTTGGAAAAAGGCCCCATTGCCTGGACAAATGCAACAGCAACTTCAAGCAAGACCATCTCTAGCAACAGTACAAACTCCTACTCATCCTCCACCTCCATATCCTTTTGGAAGCCAGCAAGCTTCCCAGGCTCACTCAAACTTTCCCCAAATGAGCAATCCTGGCCAGTTTACTGCTCCTCAAATGAAAAGTCTTCAGGGAGGGCCCTCACGGGTTCCTACGCCACTACAACAACCCCACCTGACCAGCAAGTctcctgcttcctctccctcctccttccagcaGGGATCTCCTGCATCATCTCCAACGGTTAACCAGACGCAGCAGCAGATGGGACCAAGGCCTCCCCAGAGTAGCACGCTTCCCCAGGGATTTCAGCAGCCTGTCAGTTCTCCTAGTCGTAATCCTATGGTGCAACAGGGGAACGTACCCCCCAGCTTCATGGTgatgcagcagcaaaaccaaggTCCACAAGGTTTACACCCTGGTTTAGGAG GAATGCCCAAGCGCCTCCCCCCGGGGTTCCCTGCAGGCCAGGCTAACCAGAACTTCATGCAAGGTCAGGTGCCTTCCACAGCTCCAGGAACACCGGTGAACAGCGGAGCACCACAGCTGCAAACTAGCCAAAACGTGCAGCACACAG gtggACAAGGATCTGGACCTCCTCAAAATCAGATGCAAGCACCACATGGCCCACCAAATATGATGCAGACCAATCTAATGGGACTTCATGGAAATATGAACAACCAGCAGGCTGGTGCTAGCGGGGTGCCACAAGTTAACATGGGCAACATACAGGGACAGCCTCAGCAAGGACCACAGTCTCAGCTTATGGGAATGCATCAGCAAATTGTATCCTCTCAAGGACAGATGGTAAACATTCAGGCTCAGGGATCGCTGAACCCTCAAAACCAGATGATACTTTCTCGAACTCAGCTCATGCCGCAAGGACAAATGATGGTGacaccacaaaaccaaaatcttggTCCTTCTCCCCAAAGGATGACCCCACCCAAACAGATGATTCCCCAGCAGGGACAACAGATGATGTCTACACACAATCAGATGATGGGACCTCAGGGCCAGGTCTTGTTGCAGCAAAACTCGATGATGGAACAGATGATGACCACTCAGATGCAAGGAAATAAACAGCCTTTTAGTACTCAAAACCAGTCCAATGTTATGACGGGGCCAGCTCAACTGATGAGAGGACCAACCCCAAACATGCAAGGCAACATGGTGCAGTTCACTGGGCAGATGATGGCGCAGCAAGGCCCTGTGAATGGTAATCCTTCTCAGGTTATGGGAATTCAAGGGCAAGTTTTAAGACCCACTGGACCTGGTCCTCACATATCTCAGCAACTTGGGGATACTACTACAACAAATAATGATGTGAACTTGACACAGATGTTACCTGATGTTCCTGTGCAGCAGCCAAACATGGTGCCTTCTCATATGCAAGCAATGCAAGGAAACAACAATGCTTCAGGGAGTCATTTCTCTGGCCATGGGCTGCCTTTCAATACAGGGTTTAGTGGAACGCCAAATGGGAATCAGATTTCCTGTGGGCAGAatcctgtttttcctgttaataAAGATGTTACACTCACAAGTCCGCTCTTGGTTAACCTTCTACAAAGCGATATATCAGCAGGACACTTTGGTGTgaacaacaaacaaaataatcagaatGCCAACAAGCCGAAGAAGAAGAAGCCtccaaggaagaagaaaaataatcaacaaCTAGAACAAACAAC ttcttcagaaCCACGTGCCGCTGGCCTGGAGGAGAGTGATCAGTCGTCAACATCTGGAGAACAAGGAATGAATTTAGATAATTCAGGCCCTAAACTTTCAGAGTTTGCAAGTAGGCCACCAG GTTATCCATCTCAGCCAGTGGAACAAAGACCACTTCAGCAGATGCCACCTCAACTCATGCCACAtacgcagcagcagcagccgcagcagcagcagccaccacagCCACCACCACAGCAAGCCCAGGCACCACCACAAAcaccgcagcagcagcagcagcagcagatgatgATGATGCTTATGATGCAGCAGGATCCCAAATCTGTCAGGCTTCCTGTACCACAAGGAGTTCACCCACCTAGAGGGCCTCTGAATCCAGATGCTCAACGAATGCCAGTGCAGCAGAGTGGTAACATGCCAGTAATGGTTAACCTCCAAGGTCCTGGATCAGTGCCTCCATCTCCTGATAAACAAAGAATTTCCTTGCCAGGCAATCCTCCTCTGGGaaataatgcaagaaaaatggTTTATCAAGATAATGTACAGAATCCTTCCAGCTCACCCCTCGGAGAGGTTTCATCAGTATCCTCCCTTCCAGAAGGAGGTGGAGCTGAAGGCCCCCCAGCATCAGGAGCTCAGAATAATTTGACGTCTCATTTAGTAGTTTCACAGAACCAATTAATGATGACAGGACCCAAACCTGGACCCTCCCCACTTTCAACTGCCCAAGGTGCAAGTCCCCAGCAGCAGTCTAATTCTCTGCCTAGCGCTCTTACACACCATTTTCCAAATGTTGCCACCCCGTCACAAACTTCAAGGCCTAAAACACCAAACAGAGCAAGCCCAAGGCCATACTATCCTCAGACTCCTAATAACCGTCCACCTAGCACAGAACCGTCAGAAATAAGCTTGTCTCCAGAGAGACTCAATGCTTCTATAGCTGGTCTGTTCCCTCCCCAAATTAATATTCCTTTACCTCCCAGGCCTAGTCTCAATAGAGGATTTGATCAGCAGGGTCTTAATCCCACTACTTTGAAGGCCATTGGACAAGCCCCATCAAATCTCACAGTTAACAATCAGTCTAGTTTTGCTGCTCCACAGTCACACAAATTGGAAGGCATGGTCAttaattcaggaaaacaaaccaacactGGAGGAACAAAGAGAGCAAGTCCAAGCAATAGTCGAAGGTCGAGTCCTGGATCCAGCAGGAAAACTACACCAAGCCCTGGCAGACAGAATTCGAAAGCAGCTAAATTATCATTGACAACTCAGCAGAATCCATCTCTCTTGCAGAACATGGAATTACAAAGAAATATGATGGCTGGTCCCTCTTCTTTGCCAACACCTGTGACtacaagttttcaaaataataacatGCTAAGTAATCAGAATCCTGCAATTTCTGTACCTGCTATGACTGGCATTCCTGAAGACAATAAAGAGAGCCTTAGTGTGCCTCAAGATAATGAGTGTCAAAGTGCACAAGGTATCCAAGGTAACAAAGACCAGCCCAGTATTGAACTAAAAGGTATCCCTActccagaaatgaaaatgttggtTCCAGATGAACAGTCAAAAAAAGACGGGCAAGGCTTAGACACCAGTAAGCTTCCAGTCTTGGAGGAAAGTAAAACCATGGTATCTCCAGCTATGAGGGAGGCACCAACTTCCTTAAGTCAACTTCTTGATAATTCTGGAGCTCCTAATGTAACCATTAAGCCACCTGGGCTGACTTGTCTTGAAATGGCACCCATAGTCACCACTGGTGAGGAGCTAAAGAAGATAGCTGTCATTCCTCCACTGCAAGATTCATCCTCGAGCAAAGAGCCATCTAATTCACTTAGCTTGCCTCAAAATAACGAACCCTGTTCAAATCCAGGGCACCAGGAACTGGGAGAAATAAACTCAAACGTTGCACAGAGTGTTCCTCCAGTAATGCAAAGGCCTGTCAGCTCTTCTTCTATTTCAGGTCCCTTACCCCCCAACCAGATAACAGTTTTTGTAACTTCAAACCCTATTACATCTTCTGCTAATACATCAGCACCGTTGCCATCTCACTTGCAACCTGCGTTAGTGTCGACTGTTGTCACAATGCCCAACGTAGGGAACAAAGTTATGGTTTCTGAGGGACAGTCAGCAGTTCAGTCTAACGCCCGGCCACAGTTTATTACACCCGTTTTTATAAACTCATCGTCAATAATCCAGGTTATGAAGGGCTCTCAATCAAGTACGATTCCAGCAGCCCCGATGACTTCTAACTCTAATCTAATGCCTCAGTCAGTCGCAGTCGTGGGTCCTTTGCATATACCGCAGAATATAAAATTCTCCGGGCCTGCCCCTCCCAGCACATCATCCAGCAGTCCTGTTTCTAGTATTCCCACCAGCAGGCCACTGGTTTTTAATCCCTTGGCACCTCCTATCCAGCTGCCTTCTCCCGCTACAACTTCTTCCAGTGTTCCTTCACATCTTCCTGCTCAGCAAGTCAAAGACTTCAGCCCAGAGGAGACTTCTTCTCAAAGTGGTGGGTCGAGTGACCAGTGCTCTGTTACAGCAACGCAGTCGGGACCTGTTGTTTCACCTCTTCTTACGAGTAGTCCAGGATCTGGGAACAGACGCAGTCCTGTTTCATCGAgtaagggaaagggaaaagtagACAAGATTGGCCAACTCTTGCTGACTAAAGCATGCAAAAAAGTCACTGGCTCCCTTGAGAAGGGGGAAGAGCAATATGCTTTggatggagaagcagaaggtCAGGGACTAGAAACATCAGTCCCAAATAGTTTGGGAACAGAGCAATCACCAGCAGAACTAGATAATAAAACTGTGACACCTCCAGCACCCAGTCTTATAAAACAGAGCACTTCTGGGCCTGGCAATTCGAGTGTCAGCActgtggctgctgctcctgcctctgcgTCTCCAAGCGTACCAACAAGCACTCCTCCTACGAGCGTACTGTCGGTTGTAACCACTCCCGCAGTCCCAGACCTCGCACCTGCAGCACCAAGCACTAATGGTGGTAGCCACGGCGGTTTACCAGCGGAGCAAACTGGGGTCGGTGTGgtggaggaaaaagcaggagCACATCAGGAACTGCTACAAAGTGCAG CATCCTCTCAacatttaacacagaaaaaaagttcagttgCAACATCAGAAAGTACTGTTCAAAGAACAG AACTTGAAACAAATGCTCCAGTAGTTGCTGGTCAAAG